A region of Streptomyces sp. NBC_01750 DNA encodes the following proteins:
- a CDS encoding cytochrome P450 → MTIELSTVTPDDAVIQLFSPPQPADPFPLYDVLMGTDRVYRSPSLGLWAVTGYAESSAILRANTTRNGPRAASTMRPDWAEHEALRMYLSALITLDPPDHTRVRGLAGRVFTPAAVRALGPSIQRLMRRHLDDIVEQADGGAPVDLIKALASPFPVAVISEMLGVPDEDGMHFYHVANNWSRVWSGGYYSEDDLARADEAAVELREYFDRILDERRRSPREDLLSTLVREGDNARLSPEETMSLATFLFVAGFETTTSLISAGLTSLLEHPDQLELWRRDPSVTSTAVEELLRYNTPITAASRMMKEDTPLGDQVVPANSLVVALLAAANRDPRQFTDPGRLDLTRSEGANLAFSAGPHFCMGGNLARLEASVLFPAFLERFSSIEVVGTPARRDAIGLNGYEELQLVLG, encoded by the coding sequence ATGACGATCGAGCTGAGCACCGTGACGCCGGACGACGCGGTGATCCAGTTGTTCAGTCCGCCGCAGCCGGCGGACCCGTTCCCGCTCTACGACGTGCTGATGGGCACCGACCGGGTGTACCGCAGCCCGTCGCTCGGGCTGTGGGCCGTGACGGGGTACGCCGAGTCCTCGGCGATCCTGCGCGCCAACACCACCCGCAACGGCCCGCGTGCGGCGAGCACCATGCGCCCGGACTGGGCGGAGCACGAGGCGCTGCGGATGTACCTCAGCGCGCTGATCACCCTCGACCCACCGGACCACACCCGGGTCCGGGGTCTGGCCGGCAGGGTCTTCACCCCGGCTGCGGTGCGCGCCCTGGGGCCCAGCATTCAGCGGCTGATGCGCCGTCACCTCGACGATATCGTCGAGCAGGCGGACGGTGGCGCCCCCGTGGACCTGATCAAGGCGCTGGCCAGCCCGTTCCCCGTCGCCGTCATCAGCGAGATGCTGGGCGTACCGGACGAGGACGGCATGCACTTCTACCACGTGGCCAACAACTGGTCCCGGGTCTGGTCGGGCGGCTACTACTCGGAGGACGACCTGGCCCGCGCCGACGAGGCGGCGGTCGAGCTGCGCGAGTACTTCGACCGGATCCTGGACGAGCGCCGCAGGAGTCCACGCGAGGACCTGCTGTCGACCCTGGTCCGCGAGGGGGACAACGCGCGCCTGTCGCCGGAGGAGACGATGTCGCTGGCGACGTTCCTGTTCGTCGCCGGGTTCGAGACCACGACCTCGCTCATCAGCGCCGGGCTGACCTCGCTGCTGGAGCATCCGGACCAGCTGGAGCTGTGGCGCCGCGACCCGTCTGTCACGTCGACGGCCGTGGAGGAGCTGCTGCGCTACAACACGCCGATCACCGCCGCCAGCCGGATGATGAAGGAGGACACCCCGCTGGGTGACCAGGTCGTCCCGGCGAACAGTCTGGTCGTCGCGCTGCTGGCAGCGGCCAATCGCGACCCGCGCCAGTTCACCGACCCGGGCAGGCTGGACCTCACCCGCAGCGAGGGCGCCAACCTGGCCTTCAGCGCGGGCCCGCACTTCTGCATGGGCGGCAACCTGGCACGCCTGGAGGCCTCGGTGCTGTTCCCGGCCTTCCTGGAGCGCTTCAGCAGCATCGAGGTGGTGGGGACGCCAGCGCGCCGGGACGCCATCGGGCTCAACGGCTACGAAGAGCTCCAACTCGTCCTGGGCTGA
- a CDS encoding thioesterase II family protein, whose amino-acid sequence MSSVDPAAWLRRYHPVGDTVPRLICFPHAGGSASYYFPFSGAMAATGAAEVSVVQYPGRQDRHKEPCLTDLREMAAYVVESVVATDDGRPVSLFGHSMGALLAFEVALQLQERAVLPADQLFVSGRRSPSRPRSENVHLRDEQGLLREVRELNGTGSSMLDDPDVREMILRPMRADYRALETHRYSPTRRLQAPITAFVGDSDPRTSVDDAGQWGAVTSGDFDLQVLPGGHFYLVEQWTTVAELLGRKLADAGRIPL is encoded by the coding sequence ATGTCATCCGTTGATCCCGCTGCCTGGCTGCGGCGGTACCACCCCGTCGGCGACACGGTGCCGCGGCTGATCTGCTTCCCGCACGCGGGCGGGTCGGCGAGCTATTACTTCCCCTTCTCCGGGGCGATGGCCGCGACGGGTGCCGCCGAGGTCAGTGTGGTGCAGTACCCGGGACGCCAGGACCGGCACAAGGAGCCGTGTCTGACAGACCTGCGCGAGATGGCGGCGTACGTCGTGGAGTCGGTGGTGGCCACCGACGACGGCCGCCCGGTGTCGTTGTTCGGCCACAGCATGGGTGCGCTGCTCGCGTTCGAGGTGGCGCTGCAACTGCAGGAGCGGGCGGTGCTCCCGGCCGACCAGCTGTTCGTCTCCGGTCGGCGTTCGCCCAGCAGGCCCAGGAGCGAGAACGTACACCTGCGCGACGAGCAGGGGCTGTTGCGCGAGGTGCGTGAGCTCAACGGCACGGGCTCGTCGATGCTGGACGATCCGGATGTGCGGGAGATGATCCTGCGGCCGATGCGGGCCGACTACCGGGCGCTGGAGACGCACCGGTACAGCCCGACGCGGCGGCTGCAGGCCCCGATAACCGCCTTCGTCGGCGACAGCGACCCGCGTACCTCGGTCGACGACGCCGGGCAGTGGGGCGCGGTCACGAGCGGCGACTTCGACCTGCAAGTCCTGCCCGGCGGGCACTTCTACCTCGTCGAGCAGTGGACGACGGTGGCCGAGCTGCTGGGCAGGAAGCTGGCCGACGCAGGCCGGATCCCGCTCTGA
- a CDS encoding 4'-phosphopantetheinyl transferase family protein, with the protein MIEGILPSSVRWVQSFTDRADIELFPEEQAVVANAVEKRQTEFATVRACARDALAALGHPPVPLVPGERGAPSWPAGVVGSMTHCAGYRAAVVARSSDVATLGIDAEPNHALPEGVLPAIGRPEDLTALAALPKSAGIAWDRILFSAKESVYKAWFPVARQWLDFEDATVTIDPDGTFTARILIPGPMLSGRPLTALSGRWAADDNLVMTAVVVGQDA; encoded by the coding sequence ATGATCGAAGGGATCCTGCCGTCCTCGGTGCGCTGGGTTCAGTCCTTCACCGACCGCGCGGACATCGAACTGTTCCCCGAGGAGCAGGCCGTCGTCGCCAATGCGGTCGAGAAGCGACAGACCGAGTTCGCCACCGTCCGGGCCTGCGCGCGGGACGCGCTGGCCGCACTCGGCCACCCGCCCGTGCCGCTCGTGCCGGGAGAACGGGGCGCTCCGAGCTGGCCGGCCGGGGTGGTGGGAAGCATGACGCACTGCGCCGGCTACCGCGCCGCCGTGGTGGCACGCAGCAGCGACGTGGCGACCCTCGGGATCGACGCCGAGCCCAACCATGCCCTGCCCGAGGGCGTCCTGCCGGCGATCGGCCGCCCCGAGGACCTCACCGCCCTGGCGGCGCTGCCGAAGTCGGCCGGGATCGCCTGGGACCGCATCCTCTTCAGCGCCAAGGAGTCCGTCTACAAGGCATGGTTTCCGGTGGCTCGGCAGTGGCTGGACTTCGAGGATGCGACCGTGACGATCGACCCCGACGGGACGTTCACTGCCCGCATCCTCATCCCCGGACCGATGCTGAGCGGCCGGCCGCTGACCGCCCTTTCCGGGCGGTGGGCGGCCGACGACAATCTCGTGATGACCGCGGTCGTGGTCGGGCAGGACGCCTGA
- a CDS encoding metallophosphoesterase family protein — protein sequence MATQGAATQGALRAISDLHIAYAENRSIVEGLMPGSPDDWLIVAGDVGELMADIEWALALLRDRFAQVIWVPGNHELWTVKQETSPLRGVQRYEQLVAMCRRLGVLTPEDPYPVWTGSGGPVRIAPLFLLYDYTFLTPGTTTREESLAKAFDAGVVCTDEYFLHPDPYPTRQAWCAARVEETERRLREVAGDLPLVLVNHWPLVRTPTEVMIHQEFVQWCGTVSTADWHTRFGAKVVVYGHLHIPRHTVYDNVPFEEVSLGYPREWRRFGLRPDLAREILPRTKGHDA from the coding sequence GTGGCGACACAGGGGGCGGCGACACAGGGGGCACTGCGGGCGATCAGCGACCTGCACATCGCCTACGCCGAGAACCGCAGCATTGTCGAGGGCCTGATGCCGGGCTCCCCCGACGACTGGCTGATAGTCGCCGGCGACGTCGGCGAGTTGATGGCCGACATCGAGTGGGCACTCGCCCTCCTGCGGGACCGCTTCGCGCAGGTGATCTGGGTCCCCGGCAACCACGAGCTGTGGACGGTCAAGCAGGAGACCAGCCCGCTGCGCGGCGTCCAGCGTTACGAGCAACTGGTGGCCATGTGCCGCCGGCTCGGCGTGCTCACGCCCGAGGACCCGTACCCGGTGTGGACGGGATCGGGGGGGCCTGTCCGGATCGCGCCGCTGTTCCTGCTGTACGACTACACCTTCTTGACGCCGGGGACGACAACCCGGGAGGAGTCGCTGGCCAAGGCGTTCGACGCCGGGGTCGTCTGCACCGACGAGTACTTCCTGCACCCGGACCCGTACCCGACCCGCCAGGCGTGGTGCGCCGCCCGGGTCGAGGAGACCGAGCGGCGCCTGCGGGAGGTGGCGGGCGACCTGCCGCTGGTCCTGGTCAACCACTGGCCGCTGGTGCGCACGCCCACCGAGGTGATGATCCATCAGGAGTTCGTGCAGTGGTGCGGAACGGTGAGCACCGCCGACTGGCACACCCGCTTCGGCGCGAAGGTCGTGGTCTACGGCCACCTGCACATACCCCGGCACACCGTCTACGACAACGTCCCCTTCGAAGAGGTCTCGCTCGGCTACCCCCGCGAGTGGCGCCGCTTCGGACTCCGGCCCGACCTCGCCCGGGAGATCCTGCCTCGTACGAAGGGCCACGACGCATGA
- a CDS encoding DUF6381 family protein → MSAAGESRGRAQQMREKAQQLSEAAERATDPQERQKLQEKARRLQEQSRQEGSMGGQEQSPPA, encoded by the coding sequence ATGAGCGCAGCAGGCGAATCCCGAGGTCGAGCTCAGCAGATGCGCGAGAAGGCACAGCAGCTGTCCGAAGCCGCGGAGCGCGCGACTGACCCGCAGGAGCGTCAGAAGCTGCAGGAGAAGGCCCGCCGACTGCAGGAGCAGAGCCGGCAGGAGGGCTCGATGGGTGGGCAGGAGCAGTCCCCGCCTGCGTGA